From Pseudoalteromonas sp. R3, one genomic window encodes:
- a CDS encoding RNA-binding protein, translating into MNILDRKTLFTVLLLAILSYALGHFVLVNSQIDPALLLALGIVIGGVASAFASSTGNTGSDSSNSVETTTLYVGNLPYRANEQVVRDLFEEKGRVFSVRLLKDKNTGKRRGFGFVEMPEPDALKAINELNESEFQQRTLKVREAKQKQESLTTNDQD; encoded by the coding sequence ATGAATATTCTCGATCGTAAGACACTGTTTACTGTACTTCTCCTGGCAATACTGAGTTATGCGCTTGGCCACTTTGTGCTCGTAAACAGTCAAATTGATCCCGCCTTACTACTGGCGCTGGGCATCGTAATCGGAGGTGTAGCATCGGCTTTTGCTTCCTCAACAGGAAATACAGGTAGTGACAGTAGTAACTCCGTGGAGACAACCACATTATATGTCGGCAACTTACCTTACAGAGCAAATGAGCAAGTCGTCCGGGATTTGTTCGAAGAAAAGGGACGTGTTTTTTCGGTCCGTTTGCTTAAAGATAAGAACACAGGTAAACGTCGCGGTTTTGGATTTGTCGAAATGCCGGAGCCTGATGCCCTCAAAGCTATCAACGAACTCAATGAATCTGAGTTTCAGCAACGTACGTTAAAAGTCAGAGAGGCGAAACAAAAACAAGAATCGCTGACTACTAACGATCAGGACTGA
- a CDS encoding YacL family protein: protein MEYQFIRDPIAGFRVKMSAEHELVGRWLNDELAHEEVPTFVAQLEAVKTSRDELCLEGREVRLTVTHQEALFEAHDLYHEQSDALSAFSDDALSLEEYGLSAGCGFEDFEALLLDWQEFIRRRR, encoded by the coding sequence ATGGAGTATCAGTTTATTCGCGATCCGATTGCCGGGTTTCGTGTCAAAATGTCAGCAGAACATGAGTTGGTTGGCCGTTGGTTGAATGACGAACTTGCCCATGAAGAAGTGCCAACATTTGTTGCACAACTTGAAGCGGTAAAAACCAGTCGGGATGAGCTTTGTCTTGAAGGGCGGGAAGTACGATTGACCGTCACACACCAGGAAGCGCTCTTTGAAGCCCACGATTTGTACCATGAGCAGTCGGACGCGCTATCCGCCTTCAGTGATGACGCGTTGTCACTGGAAGAGTATGGTCTGAGTGCTGGTTGTGGCTTCGAAGATTTCGAAGCCTTACTTCTTGATTGGCAAGAGTTTATCCGTCGTCGCCGTTAG
- a CDS encoding trimeric intracellular cation channel family protein: MSELYHWFDLLGVMVFAISGTLIAYSKHMDGFGVVVLATVTGIGGGTIRDVILDVPVFWLHDSSYFIAIFSAVAVSIWTLNRQKQIPTQYLQIADAFGLAFFAVMGVQKALNIGMPDTTAVIMGVLTGCFGGVIRDVLAREIPLLLKGELYAITCILGGIVYTQLIDFNLSTEVVMLLAMATTLFARLAAMRWHIVLHVFNYKD; the protein is encoded by the coding sequence ATGTCTGAACTTTATCACTGGTTTGATTTATTGGGTGTCATGGTATTTGCTATATCGGGTACTTTGATTGCGTATAGTAAGCATATGGATGGCTTTGGTGTCGTGGTGCTCGCAACAGTTACAGGTATCGGAGGAGGGACCATACGGGACGTGATCCTCGATGTGCCCGTTTTCTGGCTGCATGATTCAAGCTACTTCATCGCCATTTTCTCTGCCGTTGCGGTCAGTATCTGGACACTCAACAGGCAAAAGCAGATCCCCACTCAATATCTGCAAATAGCGGACGCATTCGGGCTGGCGTTCTTTGCCGTAATGGGGGTTCAGAAAGCCTTGAATATTGGTATGCCCGACACGACGGCTGTGATCATGGGCGTTTTGACAGGCTGTTTTGGTGGCGTGATCAGAGACGTACTGGCGAGAGAAATCCCGCTCTTGCTCAAGGGAGAACTGTACGCTATTACCTGTATTTTGGGTGGGATCGTTTATACTCAACTCATAGACTTTAATTTATCGACAGAGGTTGTCATGCTGCTTGCAATGGCCACTACGCTGTTTGCCCGTCTGGCAGCCATGCGTTGGCACATTGTATTGCATGTCTTTAACTACAAAGATTAA
- a CDS encoding TIGR00366 family protein: protein MLNRITQPLSRLVERYLPDPYIFVCLLTLLVLILACMLTPTTAAEALSIWGQGFWNLLQFAMQMLLILVCGYMLASTRPCVMALNKLATFARTPAQAIMLVTVVAMLASWLNWGFGLVVGALFAKALARQVAVDYRLLIASAYSGFIVWHGGLAGSVPLTIATPGHFAEAQIGILSTAQTLFAPFNLLILSVLFVVMPLLNRLMLPPTEAQIIVNPEKLVQPEPQSPPASPTPAERLEHSTLVGTLIGLLGCGYLLHYFFVAGGTLNLNSVIALFLFLAILLHRTPANVLNSLQEAIKGGAGIVIQFPFYAGIMAVMVKTGLAQQISSGFVEISTSTTLPLWSFLSAGLVNIFVPSGGGQWAVQAPIVLPAAQELGADIARVAMAVAWGDAWTNLIQPFWALPVLAIAGLKAKDIMGFCLIQLLVSGVVIALLLTLA from the coding sequence ATGCTAAACCGTATAACACAGCCACTCAGCCGACTGGTCGAGCGCTATTTACCCGACCCCTATATTTTTGTCTGCCTGCTGACTCTGCTGGTGCTCATCCTTGCCTGCATGCTCACTCCTACCACAGCGGCAGAAGCACTCTCCATTTGGGGACAGGGGTTCTGGAACTTGCTGCAATTTGCCATGCAGATGTTACTGATCTTAGTCTGTGGCTACATGTTAGCCAGTACTCGCCCTTGTGTCATGGCTTTAAACAAACTGGCAACCTTCGCTCGAACTCCTGCTCAGGCCATTATGCTGGTCACTGTTGTTGCCATGCTGGCCAGTTGGCTAAACTGGGGCTTTGGCCTGGTGGTGGGTGCTTTGTTCGCCAAAGCGCTCGCTCGTCAGGTTGCTGTAGATTATAGACTTCTGATTGCCAGTGCGTACTCTGGATTTATTGTCTGGCACGGCGGGCTGGCCGGCTCAGTGCCTCTTACTATCGCTACCCCAGGGCACTTTGCTGAAGCACAGATTGGTATTCTGAGCACAGCTCAAACCCTGTTTGCACCATTTAATCTGCTTATTTTAAGTGTACTTTTTGTGGTCATGCCGTTACTTAATCGTTTAATGCTGCCGCCAACCGAAGCGCAGATCATCGTCAATCCTGAAAAACTAGTACAACCAGAGCCACAGAGCCCCCCGGCTTCACCAACCCCAGCTGAGAGACTGGAGCATAGTACACTGGTTGGTACCCTGATAGGATTATTGGGATGTGGCTATCTGCTGCATTATTTTTTCGTCGCCGGCGGCACGCTTAACCTCAACAGTGTTATTGCGCTGTTTTTGTTTTTGGCCATCTTGCTGCATCGTACACCTGCCAACGTACTAAATAGCTTACAGGAAGCTATCAAGGGGGGCGCGGGTATTGTGATCCAGTTTCCCTTTTATGCGGGGATCATGGCCGTGATGGTCAAAACAGGGTTAGCACAACAGATTTCAAGTGGCTTTGTTGAGATCAGTACCAGCACAACTTTACCATTGTGGAGCTTTCTCAGCGCCGGCTTGGTCAATATTTTCGTGCCTTCTGGTGGTGGGCAATGGGCTGTTCAAGCACCCATTGTGCTCCCCGCAGCACAAGAACTGGGAGCTGACATTGCACGTGTTGCGATGGCTGTAGCCTGGGGAGATGCCTGGACCAATCTGATACAGCCTTTTTGGGCACTTCCCGTGCTGGCCATTGCAGGTTTAAAAGCAAAGGATATTATGGGGTTTTGTCTGATCCAGCTGCTGGTCAGTGGGGTTGTCATTGCACTTCTGTTGACCCTGGCTTAA
- a CDS encoding EAL domain-containing response regulator, whose protein sequence is MQHQAKHVLVVDDSQAILVVMKAILAELEVDYVTTVSSAPQALELVRQTPLQYDAVFTDLNMPDMDGMELIRKLGELRYPGGIVIISEMETRVMDLAANLARQHNTHLIGNIAKPVQLNDVDRLLKKLDSFIGADDPEDPCVTEEQLLYAISNNEITPFYQPKVHRGSKKIKSVEVLARIVSHQHGETLLPHRFIGVAQDLDLINLVTFQLFEKATKEFQKLRAELNYPFKLAFNLSPVQLNDSGCPDKLALILELNRLEPKEVIIEITENQPIVSNLQLETINRLRLRGFDLSLDDFGTGFTNLQQLKNLPFTEIKLDRSLITYIESDRFSQVLVDSLIDIAQNQQMDIVAEGIERIEELQYLEKYKYSLLMQGYLISRPKALPEFIRWIHSWQRMINSNP, encoded by the coding sequence ATGCAACATCAGGCTAAGCACGTTCTCGTCGTAGATGACTCTCAGGCCATTTTGGTCGTGATGAAAGCCATTTTGGCAGAGCTGGAGGTAGACTATGTTACGACCGTCTCCAGTGCGCCTCAAGCTCTGGAGCTGGTGAGACAAACGCCACTGCAATATGACGCCGTTTTTACGGATCTCAACATGCCTGATATGGACGGTATGGAGCTCATTCGCAAGTTGGGCGAGCTCAGGTACCCAGGTGGGATCGTCATAATCTCTGAGATGGAAACCCGGGTCATGGATCTCGCCGCTAATCTTGCGCGGCAACACAACACGCATCTGATTGGTAACATTGCCAAACCTGTCCAGCTCAATGATGTCGACAGGCTACTGAAAAAACTGGATAGCTTTATTGGTGCAGATGATCCAGAAGATCCATGTGTGACAGAAGAGCAACTCCTGTATGCCATCAGCAATAATGAAATCACGCCGTTTTACCAACCTAAAGTGCACCGCGGTAGTAAAAAGATTAAAAGTGTTGAGGTACTGGCCCGTATCGTATCACATCAGCACGGTGAAACACTGTTACCTCATCGCTTTATCGGCGTTGCTCAGGATCTGGACTTGATCAACCTGGTCACCTTTCAGCTATTTGAAAAAGCGACCAAAGAGTTCCAGAAACTCAGAGCTGAACTCAACTACCCTTTCAAGCTCGCTTTTAACCTCTCACCTGTGCAGCTCAATGATAGCGGGTGTCCCGACAAACTTGCCCTGATCCTGGAACTCAATCGTCTTGAGCCCAAAGAGGTGATCATTGAAATCACTGAGAACCAACCTATTGTCAGTAACCTGCAACTCGAAACCATTAACCGGCTCAGGTTACGTGGATTCGACTTGTCACTTGATGATTTTGGCACAGGGTTTACCAATTTACAGCAGCTAAAAAACCTGCCATTTACTGAAATCAAACTGGACCGTTCACTCATTACCTATATTGAGTCTGATCGTTTCTCTCAGGTGTTGGTTGATAGCCTGATTGACATTGCGCAAAACCAGCAAATGGACATTGTGGCGGAGGGCATAGAGAGAATTGAAGAATTGCAGTATCTGGAAAAATACAAATATAGCCTGCTGATGCAGGGATACCTGATCAGCCGTCCTAAAGCATTACCCGAGTTCATACGCTGGATCCACTCCTGGCAGAGAATGATCAATTCAAATCCATAA
- a CDS encoding AEC family transporter — MTFIDILFPLIFVVTCGFICARTQFISSAQLDGIRVYIFNLAIPVLLFLSMFRAELSDIASARLLLAFYLPVVAIYVLIVGIMGSHRKWAVKEAALGALNSTYSNTVVVGLPVILAALGEQAAAMVFMIIPLHSAVLFSLTFMLAREKETRGMTWLKPLFLNPVVLSISLGMIANLLQFPIPILLLSGMDWFAKPAIAGALFVLGASLVQYGFRPVWFPALILSAIKLLVLPLCVYLTATLLMLEPLQRQVVTLMSAAPLGINAYLVARQLSVQQAVSAGSVVLSTLLSVASLSLWLAILSV, encoded by the coding sequence GTGACTTTCATTGATATTCTGTTTCCGCTGATTTTTGTCGTCACCTGTGGGTTTATCTGTGCCCGCACCCAGTTTATTTCATCAGCCCAACTGGATGGGATCCGAGTCTATATTTTTAATCTGGCGATCCCCGTGCTGCTCTTTTTAAGTATGTTTCGAGCAGAACTGTCAGATATTGCATCAGCCAGGCTGTTACTGGCATTTTACTTACCCGTCGTTGCCATCTATGTACTCATCGTTGGCATCATGGGATCCCACCGAAAATGGGCTGTCAAAGAAGCTGCTCTCGGTGCTCTCAATAGTACTTACTCTAATACAGTAGTTGTGGGGCTTCCTGTGATCCTGGCGGCACTAGGTGAGCAGGCCGCGGCGATGGTCTTTATGATCATCCCTTTACACAGCGCAGTCCTGTTTTCCCTCACCTTTATGCTCGCGCGTGAAAAAGAAACCCGTGGTATGACATGGTTAAAACCGCTCTTTCTGAACCCTGTTGTACTGAGTATCAGCCTTGGAATGATAGCCAACCTGCTGCAATTCCCTATCCCAATATTACTGCTCAGTGGCATGGACTGGTTTGCAAAACCGGCCATTGCTGGCGCCTTGTTCGTACTGGGTGCCAGCCTGGTTCAATATGGGTTTCGCCCGGTGTGGTTTCCTGCGCTGATACTCAGTGCAATCAAGCTGTTAGTATTACCATTATGTGTTTACCTGACAGCCACACTGCTCATGTTGGAACCACTACAGCGCCAGGTCGTCACTTTGATGAGCGCAGCACCACTTGGTATTAACGCTTACCTGGTCGCACGTCAGTTATCGGTGCAACAGGCCGTGAGTGCAGGTAGTGTAGTGTTATCTACGCTGTTAAGTGTCGCCTCACTGAGCCTGTGGCTGGCCATTTTATCAGTCTGA
- a CDS encoding YifB family Mg chelatase-like AAA ATPase — protein sequence MSLARILTRAQVGIESPVVTVEVHLSNGLPSFNIVGLPETSVKESKERVRSALHNSRFVFPEQRITVNLAPADLPKQGGRYDLAIAIGILVASGQLNEQTTQGCEFYGELALNGEIRPVTAIIPVVMAAKNERHKCYIPEPNVAMAQLVEYEHCVAADTLQRLWLDLSGQAQLPLIDYTTATPSDSPNLCFMDMSDVKGQPMAKRALEIAAAGGHNILFLGPPGTGKSMLAQRMPGIMPKMNVEQALQTAAVYSLTGKQLDHHNWRNRPFRAPHHTCSAVALVGGSSNPKPGEISLAHNGILFLDELPEYERKVLDSLREPMETGVVTISRAAQQVDFPASFQLIAALNPSPTGCHTDKRASPDQVLRYLSKISGPFVDRIDLQIELPRLSTQELQSTRQEVPSEVIRCRVEAAFEIALKRQNKANARLSTREIEQHCALAPDVAQLLARATEKLNLSPRSYHRIIKVARTVADLAQRRDITVPDLKEALSYRAFERLLGQLTYS from the coding sequence ATGTCATTAGCGAGAATACTCACACGAGCTCAGGTTGGTATTGAATCTCCTGTTGTAACAGTCGAAGTACACCTTAGCAATGGGCTACCGAGTTTTAATATTGTAGGTTTGCCCGAAACATCGGTTAAAGAATCAAAAGAGCGCGTGCGTTCCGCATTACATAATTCGCGATTTGTATTTCCTGAGCAACGTATCACTGTAAATCTGGCCCCGGCCGATCTGCCAAAACAGGGGGGACGGTACGATCTGGCGATTGCCATCGGTATTTTAGTGGCATCGGGGCAGCTCAATGAGCAAACAACGCAAGGTTGCGAGTTTTACGGTGAATTAGCACTTAATGGTGAAATTAGACCTGTTACTGCAATTATTCCCGTTGTGATGGCTGCAAAAAATGAGCGGCACAAGTGCTACATCCCAGAACCAAATGTCGCTATGGCTCAGCTGGTAGAGTATGAGCACTGCGTCGCTGCTGATACACTCCAAAGGCTTTGGTTAGACCTAAGTGGTCAGGCTCAATTACCTCTAATTGATTATACTACGGCAACACCTTCTGACAGCCCAAACTTGTGCTTTATGGATATGAGTGATGTTAAAGGACAACCAATGGCGAAGCGGGCGCTCGAAATTGCGGCTGCTGGCGGACACAATATTTTATTTCTTGGCCCTCCAGGTACGGGCAAGTCTATGTTGGCCCAGAGAATGCCGGGTATTATGCCAAAAATGAATGTAGAGCAAGCGCTGCAAACTGCGGCGGTTTACTCTTTGACTGGCAAGCAGTTGGATCATCACAATTGGCGTAACAGGCCTTTTCGTGCGCCCCACCATACTTGTTCAGCTGTTGCTTTAGTTGGGGGATCTTCAAATCCCAAGCCCGGAGAAATATCTTTAGCACACAATGGAATTCTGTTTTTGGATGAACTACCAGAGTACGAGCGAAAGGTACTGGACTCATTGAGAGAGCCAATGGAAACGGGGGTAGTAACGATTTCACGTGCTGCACAACAGGTCGACTTTCCTGCTTCATTTCAGTTGATAGCCGCACTTAATCCGAGCCCCACGGGTTGTCACACAGATAAAAGAGCTTCACCTGATCAGGTGTTGAGATACCTGAGTAAGATATCAGGCCCTTTCGTTGACCGTATCGATTTGCAAATTGAATTGCCCCGCTTAAGTACGCAGGAGCTGCAATCAACAAGGCAAGAAGTACCAAGTGAAGTGATCCGCTGTAGGGTAGAGGCTGCATTTGAAATTGCCCTGAAACGACAGAATAAAGCCAATGCCAGACTCTCGACGCGGGAAATAGAACAACACTGTGCACTTGCCCCAGATGTTGCTCAGCTGCTTGCCAGGGCCACAGAGAAGCTCAACCTATCTCCGCGGTCCTATCATCGTATTATCAAGGTTGCCAGAACGGTTGCGGATTTGGCACAACGCAGAGATATTACAGTACCTGACTTGAAAGAAGCACTCAGCTATCGAGCATTTGAGCGACTATTGGGACAATTGACTTACAGCTGA
- a CDS encoding prolyl oligopeptidase family serine peptidase, with amino-acid sequence MKLRSAALLLLSALSTSLSAAPIDKQDIQFIGPLGQASTIKPYNTAHQKTIIANLIPSLSGSEKALSMLGIDAEWRSLSEVKALTMGGLQAMKMEFSVSRFVQGELVLNGIEKAHIFVNGELHSDKMTSSLNLPTGDHQVIIVVEQADDWKKVAVEFNGKTDHDTLLFTDKPTRALSAKQLFDAPVLSAISFAPDAKHYVTTQKHYQSNRGNQALTSTTVYNEDDKVVFTLDGINASSLAWRQDGEQVVYSHNGQLMLLELATLKSRVIAEDLTGASGFAYFNDTSLIFSWSKSPEDDKALVKHYQGLEDRWSYARTNTQIYLLDIATGMIQAVTEGKHSHTLEDHDGRSNHILTSRVLQDYSAPPHMLSELVEYDLSQGSNKVLGQYRNINSAKYGAKGIYVIAGPDFKNGLGRTIDKDRLSNNYDGQLYWLDKQGTQAKALSKQFDPAVGSIEVLNNGDVIAKVTDEDRQQLYLYDVSKDRYTRLKTGLDVVEHFSIADSRKPTLLVTGTQASAPQQLKQINIYKNRARTLWDSAPLAYTNSEIAKLEEFNFTNSQGTEIKGRVYLPHNLDKSKQYPALIYYYGGTSPVSRAFTGRYPFNLWAANGYVVYVLQPTGATGFGQEFSAQHVNAWGEQTADDIIKGTKAFLTEYPFVDKNRLGNLGASYGGFMTMLLTTKTDMFSASISHAGISNITSYWGQGWWGYLYSGEASKHSFPWNNPKLYSQHSPVFHADKVKTPLLLLHGDADVNVPVGESHTMYTALKLLGQDVELIEIKGADHQIFARDRRFQWWDTMLAYFDKHLKEQPQWWLHLYGK; translated from the coding sequence ATGAAGTTAAGATCGGCTGCTTTGCTGCTGTTGTCTGCCCTGAGTACCTCACTGAGTGCTGCTCCAATCGACAAGCAAGATATTCAATTTATAGGCCCACTGGGTCAGGCCAGTACAATTAAGCCCTACAATACCGCACATCAAAAAACCATCATTGCAAACCTGATCCCCAGTTTATCGGGTTCCGAAAAAGCCTTATCTATGTTGGGTATTGACGCCGAATGGCGGTCGCTTTCAGAGGTCAAAGCGTTGACCATGGGTGGTCTGCAAGCGATGAAAATGGAGTTTTCTGTCAGCCGCTTTGTACAGGGTGAGTTGGTATTGAATGGCATAGAGAAGGCACATATTTTTGTCAATGGTGAGCTCCACTCTGACAAAATGACCTCTTCACTCAACTTACCGACCGGTGACCACCAGGTCATTATCGTTGTTGAGCAAGCTGACGACTGGAAAAAAGTGGCTGTAGAATTCAACGGTAAAACCGACCATGATACGCTCTTGTTTACCGATAAACCCACCCGCGCATTATCCGCCAAACAACTCTTTGACGCCCCGGTTCTCAGCGCCATTTCCTTTGCGCCTGATGCAAAACATTATGTGACAACACAAAAGCACTACCAGAGTAATCGTGGCAACCAGGCACTGACCAGCACAACTGTTTACAATGAAGACGATAAAGTGGTGTTCACACTCGACGGGATCAATGCCAGCTCATTAGCCTGGCGACAGGATGGCGAGCAAGTGGTTTATAGCCACAATGGCCAGCTAATGCTCTTGGAACTTGCTACTTTAAAGTCCCGTGTTATTGCTGAAGATCTTACCGGTGCAAGCGGGTTTGCCTACTTTAACGATACAAGCTTGATATTTAGCTGGTCTAAATCCCCTGAGGATGACAAGGCACTTGTGAAGCATTATCAAGGCCTGGAAGACCGCTGGTCATATGCCCGTACCAACACGCAAATCTATTTGCTTGATATCGCTACCGGTATGATACAGGCGGTCACTGAAGGTAAACACAGTCATACTCTCGAAGACCATGATGGAAGAAGCAATCACATTCTAACCAGTCGTGTTTTGCAAGACTATTCAGCACCGCCACACATGCTTTCAGAACTGGTTGAGTACGACCTCTCTCAAGGCTCTAATAAGGTGCTTGGTCAGTACCGTAACATCAACAGTGCCAAATACGGTGCGAAAGGTATCTACGTTATTGCGGGCCCTGACTTTAAAAATGGGCTTGGCAGAACAATCGACAAAGATCGCTTATCGAACAACTATGATGGCCAGTTATATTGGTTAGACAAACAAGGGACTCAGGCTAAAGCGCTCAGTAAGCAGTTTGATCCCGCCGTCGGCTCCATCGAGGTTTTAAACAATGGTGACGTGATCGCCAAAGTCACTGATGAAGACCGCCAGCAGCTCTACCTCTATGATGTCAGCAAAGACAGGTACACGCGATTAAAAACCGGTTTAGACGTGGTTGAACACTTCAGCATAGCAGATAGCCGCAAACCGACACTGCTGGTGACAGGCACACAAGCTTCTGCACCTCAACAACTCAAGCAGATCAACATATATAAGAACCGTGCTCGAACCTTGTGGGATTCTGCTCCACTGGCATATACAAATAGCGAGATTGCAAAGCTGGAAGAGTTTAACTTCACCAATAGCCAGGGCACTGAGATCAAAGGCCGAGTTTATCTGCCTCATAATTTGGACAAGTCAAAGCAATATCCGGCATTGATCTATTACTATGGCGGTACTTCACCCGTTTCAAGAGCGTTCACTGGTCGATATCCATTTAATTTGTGGGCAGCCAATGGCTACGTGGTTTATGTTCTGCAACCCACAGGAGCAACCGGATTTGGTCAAGAATTCTCCGCGCAGCATGTTAATGCCTGGGGTGAACAAACGGCTGATGACATAATCAAAGGTACCAAGGCTTTTCTTACTGAGTATCCGTTTGTCGACAAGAATCGCCTGGGCAACTTAGGCGCCTCCTACGGCGGCTTCATGACTATGTTGCTAACCACCAAGACAGACATGTTCAGTGCCTCTATTTCACATGCAGGTATCTCCAACATTACCTCATATTGGGGTCAGGGTTGGTGGGGCTACCTTTATTCAGGCGAAGCGTCAAAACACAGCTTCCCATGGAATAACCCGAAACTGTACTCTCAACACAGCCCAGTCTTTCATGCCGACAAAGTAAAGACACCTTTATTGTTGCTACATGGCGATGCTGATGTAAACGTGCCAGTGGGTGAAAGTCACACCATGTATACCGCGTTAAAACTGCTTGGTCAGGATGTAGAACTGATTGAAATAAAGGGAGCGGATCACCAGATATTCGCCCGCGACCGTCGCTTTCAGTGGTGGGATACTATGCTGGCTTACTTTGATAAACACCTGAAAGAGCAACCTCAGTGGTGGTTGCATCTATATGGAAAATAA
- a CDS encoding site-2 protease family protein yields the protein MTRIEFPLAGYQVSVLVNRQEILQVYQDQQRLAHEPTDDQQYSVAVDGHQLRLDPSRLPEGLLAIAVDNEPWQWLEVPVQQRDNKGSWLGLAALGFKLLKSANVIKAALAGASLAGYAWLFSWQFAVMLLACLVIHEYGHIRAMRYFGLKTKGIYLIPFVGGLAVSEDKLTTRWQNVIISLMGPAFGLLASLAAVVLYYISGLEIFAGVAVLSALLNLFNMLPIVPLDGGHVLKSISFSMRSWAGLLVCLAGILLGVVISYTFGLMLLVFFLVIGTIDILLEWRSRHQAHLIPLDRYGQIVSTALYLMVSGGLIAVMWHFADADSVLLSLPIKVLSN from the coding sequence ATGACCCGCATTGAATTTCCATTAGCAGGCTATCAGGTGTCTGTATTAGTGAATCGTCAGGAGATCCTCCAGGTATATCAGGATCAACAACGCCTGGCACACGAGCCAACAGACGATCAGCAGTACTCAGTTGCAGTCGATGGTCATCAACTACGCTTGGATCCAAGCCGCTTGCCCGAGGGACTGCTGGCAATTGCCGTTGATAACGAGCCTTGGCAATGGCTCGAAGTGCCTGTTCAACAACGTGATAACAAAGGTAGCTGGTTAGGCCTTGCCGCTTTGGGTTTTAAACTATTGAAAAGTGCCAATGTAATTAAGGCTGCATTAGCTGGCGCATCCTTAGCTGGTTATGCCTGGCTCTTTTCCTGGCAATTTGCTGTCATGCTTTTGGCGTGCCTGGTCATTCATGAATACGGCCATATCCGCGCAATGCGTTACTTCGGATTAAAAACAAAAGGAATATATCTAATCCCATTTGTTGGTGGATTGGCTGTAAGTGAAGACAAACTTACTACGCGTTGGCAGAATGTGATTATTTCACTGATGGGCCCTGCTTTTGGTTTACTAGCCTCTTTGGCGGCGGTTGTACTGTACTATATTAGCGGGCTGGAAATATTCGCAGGCGTCGCTGTGCTGAGTGCGTTGTTAAACTTATTCAATATGCTACCGATTGTGCCTCTGGATGGGGGGCATGTACTGAAAAGTATCAGTTTCTCTATGCGCTCCTGGGCCGGGTTACTTGTTTGTCTGGCCGGGATCCTGCTGGGCGTGGTGATCAGCTATACCTTTGGTCTGATGTTGCTGGTGTTCTTTTTGGTGATTGGTACGATAGATATTTTGCTGGAATGGCGAAGTCGTCATCAGGCGCATTTAATCCCCCTGGATCGATATGGGCAGATTGTATCAACGGCGCTCTACCTGATGGTCTCTGGCGGTTTAATTGCTGTCATGTGGCATTTCGCAGACGCTGACAGTGTGTTACTGAGTTTACCTATCAAAGTGCTGTCAAATTAA
- a CDS encoding response regulator transcription factor, which yields MNINVLLVEDDDLLAKRISNHFADTEFQLTLDNTGAQALQLVQSKINEGTPFDMAIVDVVLPATDGLNLAKELNTFTDIGVIMLSSRDTQADRIAGLAQGADDYVCKPVDLLELELRMRALYKRIAGTKAEDESEEFIEYADFKLHPDNRTLINPQGEEARLTEAEHKVLICLIANAGKATSRAKISEDIGQPDWSPSDRTVDVLIGRLRKKLGDEKEQKRIVTVRGKGYMLST from the coding sequence ATGAACATTAACGTGCTTCTGGTGGAAGATGATGACCTACTGGCAAAAAGGATTTCAAACCATTTTGCTGATACTGAATTTCAGCTCACGCTGGATAATACCGGTGCACAGGCATTGCAACTCGTTCAAAGCAAAATCAATGAGGGTACGCCATTTGATATGGCCATTGTAGATGTTGTATTACCCGCGACAGACGGCCTTAATCTCGCCAAAGAGCTCAATACATTTACTGATATTGGCGTAATCATGCTCTCCAGCCGAGACACGCAAGCAGACCGTATCGCGGGCTTGGCTCAGGGCGCAGACGACTATGTTTGTAAACCGGTTGATCTACTAGAACTTGAACTGCGCATGCGTGCCCTCTACAAACGTATTGCAGGCACTAAAGCCGAAGATGAATCTGAGGAGTTTATTGAGTATGCAGACTTCAAGTTGCACCCGGATAACCGTACGCTCATCAACCCTCAAGGCGAAGAAGCCCGACTTACTGAAGCAGAGCACAAAGTACTTATTTGCCTGATCGCGAATGCGGGTAAGGCTACCTCACGGGCTAAAATTTCAGAAGATATAGGCCAACCAGACTGGAGTCCCAGTGACAGAACCGTGGATGTGCTCATTGGTCGGCTTCGTAAAAAGCTAGGTGACGAAAAAGAACAAAAGCGGATAGTCACTGTGCGCGGCAAAGGCTATATGCTGTCAACTTAA